From Triticum urartu cultivar G1812 chromosome 2, Tu2.1, whole genome shotgun sequence, a single genomic window includes:
- the LOC125538350 gene encoding uncharacterized protein C57A10.07 produces the protein MSSQGFGPGSPKSFRYPRADYDLESGIPRKGRKPKASHLDAPAPLGSALMKIRFFYEAHPVAVALILLSFGLSVLILLSVYETRFRTMRSGGNEVGAHPLPGLRNLVMVAGHSIYTSASCGKIDREDSWFLEPYQKHPGQAATFLAHIKEGVEIAARDEGALLLFSGGETRKDAGPRSEAQSYWAIAESEGWFGNDDSVRNRALTEEHARDSFENLLFSICRFRELTGTYPQNITVVSYDFKEERFAQLHRSALGFPEERFFFSGTPATATAKEAALKGEASVRSQFQEDPYGCVGSLRVKRLKRDPFHRTIPYPNGCPELKGLFSYCGMVPYSGNLPWTQ, from the exons ATGAGCAGCCAGGGATTCGGCCCCGGGAGCCCCAAGTCCTTCCGCTACCCTAGAGCCGACTACGATCTCGAGTCCGGGATCCCCCGCAAGGGCCGCAAGCCCAAGGCCTCGCATCTCGACGCCCCCGCCCCCCTCGGCTCGGCGCTGATGAAGATCCGCTTCTTCTACGAGGCGCACCCCGTCGCGGTCGCCCTCATCCTGCTGTCCTTCGGGCTGAGCGTTCTGATCCTCCTGTCCGTGTACGAGACCCGGTTCAGGACGATGAGGAGCGGCGGCAATGAGGTCGGGGCGCACCCGCTTCCGGGCCTCCGCAACCTCGTCATGGTGGCCGGCCATTCGATATACACCAGCGCCAGCTGCGGGAAGATCGACCGCGAGGATTCGTGGTTCTTGGAGCCGTACCAGAAGCACCCCGGCCAGGCGGCCACCTTCTTGGCGCACATCAAGGAGGGGGTGGAGATCGCGGCGAGGGATGAGGGCGCGCTCCTCTTGTTTAGCGGTGGGGAGACGAGGAAAGATGCAGGGCCGAGGAGCGAGGCGCAGAGCTACTGGGCTATCGCAGAGTCGGAAGGCTGGTTTG GAAATGATGATAGTGTAAGGAACCGGGCACTCACTGAGGAGCATGCACGAGATAGTTTTGAGAATCTCCTATTTAGCATTTGCCGTTTCAGAGAACTCACTGGAACATACCCACAGAATATAACT GTTGTAAGCTATGATTTTAAGGAGGAAAGGTTTGCACAATTGCACAGATCTGCACTTGGGTTCCCAGAAGAAAGGTTCTTCTTCTCAGGTACCCCAGCTACAGCTACAGCAAAGGAGGCAGCTCTGAAAGGTGAAGCCTCTGTCAGGTCTCAGTTCCAAGAAGATCCATATGGATGTGTTGGTTCTCTTCGTGTAAAGAGGCTCAAGAGAGACCCGTTTCACCGTACCATTCCCTACCCCAATGGCTGCCCTGAATTGAAGGGCCTATTCTCCTATTGCGGCATGGTGCCATACTCTGGGAACCTTCCTTGGACTCAGTAG